One window of the Eucalyptus grandis isolate ANBG69807.140 chromosome 8, ASM1654582v1, whole genome shotgun sequence genome contains the following:
- the LOC104415637 gene encoding uncharacterized protein LOC104415637 — protein MEGSNFSQTQGRGTKRDRRIWTIDEENALLDSLEELVTRGMKADNGFKSGYMVMLEKWFEEKFPHSGIKGNPHIESKMKNLKKLYNQIYDLRNQSGFGWDHEKHCVDIHSEDSWQKYCKTYPGVASLRGKSFPQYDRLANIFGKDRAKGNLSEDPSEAHAAVDHEEYENHDNVATNGVSQNSPPLSSSQAQNVSDSSRRKRAKASDKWAAGLVEIAGTFGSFLEKANERMEMIASRIGHAKDLDNDKRKINEELLQMSLGTMDRIKLCRKIVKDPENIHLFLGFQGEDRKAFVELLLQEMREENE, from the exons ATGGAAGGTAGCAATTTCAGTCAAACTCAAGGAAGGGGAACAAAGAGAGACCGACGTATATGGAcaatagatgaagaaaatgcactTCTAGATAGTCTTGAAGAATTAGTTACGCGAGGAATGAAAGCCGATAACGGCTTCAAGAGTGGTTACATGGTTATGTTAGAGAagtggtttgaagaaaaattcccTCATTCTGGCATCAAGGGTAATCCTCACATAGagtcaaaaatgaaaaacttgaaaaagttgtaTAATCAGATATATGACTTGAGGAATCAAAGTGGCTTTGGGTGGGACCATGAAAAGCATTGTGTCGATATTCATTCTGAGGATAGTTGGCAAAAATATTGCAAG acCTATCCAGGAGTTGCTTCTTTGAGAGGGAAGTCCTTCCCTCAATATGATCGATTAGCAAACATATTTGGAAAAGATCGTGCCAAAGGAAATCTCAGTGAAGACCCTTCAGAAGCTCATGCGGCTGTAGATCATGAGGAATATGAAAATCATGATAATGTGGCAACCAATGGTGTAAGTCAAAACTCACCGCCACTATCATCTTCTCAGGCACAAAATGTTTCtgattcttcaagaagaaaaagggctAAAGCAAGTGACAAATGGGCTGCTGGCTTAGTTGAGATAGCAGGAACTTTTGGCTCATTCTTGGAAAAGGCTAACGAGAGAATGGAGATGATCGCTAGCCGCATCGGACATGCCAAGGATTTGGATAATGACAAACGAAAAATCAATGAGGAGCTTCTTCAAATGTCTTTAGGTACTATGGATAGAATAAAATTATGTAGAAAAATTGTGAAGGATCCCGAGaatattcatctatttttggGATTTCAAGGAGAAGACAGGAAAGCATTTGTGGAATTACTTCTCCAAGAGATGAGAGAAGAGAATGAGTGA
- the LOC120286514 gene encoding toll/interleukin-1 receptor-like protein, which translates to MEESAKRRRVCENDGTSRGASSTHASTEGQEVAASLGHDYEVFLSFRGPDTRAGFADFLYTSMIDMGIRAYKDDEDLRTGEEFGPALLQAIEQSRISIPIFSKGYASSVWCLKELVKMVECRKTKGQKIMPIFYDVAPAEVRYQTGGYKEAFDLHKNKNRHDEGTMRKWKAALEEVSFLNGRELSNMHNRKEGEFARKVSHEVLRELKKRYLAISKHLVSADNHVDAIMEMIGAGTSEMRIIGIHGMGGIGKTTIAKLIYNKLSHDFEHCCFLRDVRETSKSKNIQWLQNQLVSDILKTKCIDIEDIDEGTQIIEEVV; encoded by the exons ATGGAGGAGAGTGCAAAGAGACGGCGCGTGTGTGAAAATGATGGAACATCACGAGGCGCTTCTTCCACTCACGCTTCAACAGAAGGTCAAGAAGTGGCTGCTTCATTAGGACATGACTATGAAGTATTCTTGAGCTTCAGAGGACCAGATACTCGAGCAGGTTTTGCCGACTTCCTTTATACTAGTATGATAGATATGGGAATCCGTGCATACAAGGATGATGAAGATCTCCGAACGGGAGAAGAGTTTGGCCCAGCACTTCTCCAAGCAATTGAGCAATCGAGGATCTCAATACCTATCTTTTCTAAAGGTTATGCCTCTAGTGTATGGTGTCTCAAGGAGCTAGTCAAAATGGTCGAGTGTCGGAAAACAAAGGGACAAAAGATTatgcccattttctatgatgtggCACCTGCAGAGGTACGATACCAAACTGGGGGTTATAAAGAGGCCTTTGATctacataaaaacaaaaaccgACATGATGAAGGGACTATGCGCAAGTGGAAGGCTGCTCTCGAAGAAGTATCATTTCTAAACGGAAGGGAATTGTCCAACATGCACAACAG GAAAGAAGGTGAGTTCGCAAGAAAAGTTTCCCACGAGGTTTTGAGGGAGTTGAAAAAGCGTTACTTGGCCATTTCAAAGCACTTGGTCAGTGCTGACAACCACGTAGATGCAATTATGGAAATGATAGGTGCTGGGACAAGTGAAATGCGGATTATAGGAATCCACGGGATGGGTGGCATCGGAAAGACGACAATTGCCAAACTTATCTACAATAAGCTTTCACATGACTTTGAGCATTGTTGCTTTCTTCGTGATGTTCGAGAAAcatcaaaaagtaaaaacattCAATGGTTGCAGAATCAGCTTGTCTCTGACATTCTCAAAACAAAATGCATAGATATAGaagacattgatgaaggaactCAGATAATTGAAGAGGTTGTCTAA
- the LOC120286513 gene encoding disease resistance protein RPV1-like isoform X2, producing the protein MDVDQSLQLFSRHAFRQDYPLDEYIGQSMRAIGIARGLPLALEVIGSLLCRTKKEKWDLTLKKWENVPPPAIQKEAMEVLQNMSLIKIEEENIVWMHDQLRDLGRAIVREKSNKNIKEQSRVWDPKEGLDLLRKHKGEKKVEALRLNLDNHQQYRFSYEGFENISNLRFLEVDGLMENFRAEKRLLWHESPSNVLPLDDFQENSYLLPQLRWLSWPKIPPTFKITNFSMEDVVILNLSESKITHDWKGWSHMKVMKNLKVMNLKKCNCLERTPDFSTHSKLERLILQRCYKLVEIDKSVCQLKRLVFLDVTWCRNLRRLPDEMGRDLASLKYLYMNRCSLLEGLPNTIGNLKSLNELDISGMGIKELPDTLWTIEKLEVIKANFVFDLDMEIDNCIYRNRSLRILELICKRIRKVPRLPESLTILKLSGLYTDTFLDLSNLTNLKELYLNFGPRDSDGESDGPVEEGPMPSWIGNLSKLESLDLRSPYVTALPTDIRSLLPQLKSLSLYCPKLRCFPSLPSSLLSLHLSSKCATALPMDMSSLLPRLKELKLGCPNLRCLRSLPSSLSELSLYDCKSGCSMEDLSNLKTLSFLRINDCAISEIRGLDRLENLRSLSLLRLQQVQISLDLSNLNKLRYLLVSSCGNLAEIQGELPPSLDRLDIQSCESLQKLPDLSNLKGPQHVQIKGCGKLNVEDLLNLKTLSYLHITDYAISEIRGLDRFENLRSLLLWKLQQVEILPDLSNLNKLAYLHVYDCGNLVEIQGELPPSLERLVIGLCRSLQKLPDLSSLRGLREVGIEYCRKLNVEAISSLCSEKGVEFKRDETRRIRG; encoded by the exons ATGGATGTTGATCAATCTCTTCAACTATTTAGCAGACATGCCTTCAGACAAGATTATCCTTTGGATGAGTATATCGGCCAATCCATGAGGGCAATAGGCATTGCTAGAGGTCTTCCACTAGCTCTTGAGGTCATAGGCTCACTTTTATGTCgcactaaaaaggaaaagtgggaTCTCACATTGAAGAAGTGGGAAAATGTTCCTCCTCCAGCAATTCAGA AAGAAGCCATGGAAGTTTTGCAGAACatgtctttgataaagattgaAGAGGAAAATATAGTGTGGATGCACGACCAACTTAGAGACCTCGGAAGAGCAATAGTTCGtgaaaaaagtaacaaaaatataaaggaGCAAAGTAGAGTGTGGGATCCTAAGGAAGGATTGGATTTGCTAAGGAAACATAAG ggagaaaaaaaagttgaagctTTGCGTCTCAATTTGGACAATCACCAGCAATATCGTTTTTCCTATGAGGGCTTTGAGAACATATCAAATCTAAGGTTCCTCGAAGTGGACGGTTTGATGGAAAATTTTCGTGCAGAAAAGAGGCTTCTTTGGCATGAGTCACCATCAAATGTTCTTCCACTTGATGATTTCCAAGAGAATTCATATCTCCTTCCACAATTGCGATGGCTTTCTTGGCCTAAAATTCCCCCAActtttaaaattacaaatttctccATGGAGGATGTGGTTATTCTCAATCTATCAGAGAGTAAAATTACGCACGATTGGAAGGGGTGGAGCCACATGAAG gtgatgaagaatttgaaagttatgaatttgaagaaatgcaattgcTTGGAGAGAACCCCCGACTTCTCTACTCATTCAAAATTAGAACGTTTGATCCTACAGCGTTGTTACAAATTAGTTGAAATTGACAAGTCGGTTTGTCAATTGAAAAGGTTAGTTTTCTTAGATGTAACATGGTGTAGGAATCTTCGAAGGTTGCCGGATGAGATGGGTAGAGATCTTGCAAGTCTCAAATACCTTTATATGAACCGTTGTAGTTTGTTGGAGGGGCTTCCGAATACAATCGGAAATTTGAAATCATTGAATGAGTTGGATATAAGTGGAATGGGGATTAAGGAACTCCCCGATACGCTTTGGACGATTGAGAAGCTCGAAGTAATAAAAGCTAACTTTGTGTTTGATCTTGATATGGAAATCGACAATTGCATCTATAGAAATCGATCCCTGAGGATCTTGGAATTGATTTGTAAGAGAATACGCAAGGTACCAAGGCTTCCCGAAAGTCTTACCATTCTAAAGTTGTCTGGATTGTACACGGACACATTTTTAGATCTCTCAAACCTGActaatttaaaagaattataCCTGAACTTCGGGCCACGTGATTCTGATGGGGAATCCGATGGGCCTGTGGAAGAGGGTCCGATGCCATCGTGGATTGGGAATTTAAGCAAACTAGAGTCTTTAGACTTGCGGTCTCCATACGTGACCGCCTTACCAACAGATATTAGAAGTCTCCTTCCCCAACTCAAGTCACTTTCACTCTATTGCCCTAAGTTGCGTTGCTTCCCGAGCCTTCCCTCCAGTTTGTTATCCTTGCATTTATCATCTAAATGCGCTACCGCCTTACCCATGGATATGAGTAGTCTCCTTCCTCGACTCAAGGAACTTAAACTCGGGTGCCCTAATCTGCGTTGCCTCCGGAGCCTTCCCTCCAGTTTATCAGAATTGAGTTTGTACGATTGCAAGTCGGGTTGTTCCATGGAGGATCTATCGAATTTGAAGACACTATCATTTCTTCGCATCAATGACTGTGCTATCTCAGAGATTCGAGGCCTTGATCGTTTGGAGAACCTACGATCATTGTCGCTTTTGAGACTTCAACAGGTGCAGATATCACTCGATCTAAGTAATCTCAATAAACTACGGTATCTTTTAGTATCCAGTTGTGGAAATCTGGCTGAGATTCAAGGCGAACTCCCACCATCTTTGGACAGATTGGATATTCAATCATGTGAATCTTTACAAAAGTTGCCTGATTTGTCAAACTTGAAGGGACCGCAACACGTTCAAATAAAAGGTTGTGGGAAGTTAAATGTGGAGGATCTATTGAATCTGAAGACACTATCATATCTTCACATCACTGACTATGCTATCTCAGAGATTCGAGGCCTTGATCGTTTTGAGAACCTACGATCATTGTTGCTTTGGAAACTTCAACAGGTGGAGATATTACCCGATCTAAGTAATCTCAACAAACTAGCGTATCTTCATGTATACGATTGTGGTAATCTAGTTGAGATTCAAGGTGAACTCCCACCATCTTTGGAAAGATTGGTGATTGGATTATGTAGATCTTTACAAAAGTTGCCTGATTTGTCAAGCTTGAGGGGACTGCGAGAAGTAGGAATAGAGTATTGCAGGAAATTAAATGTGGAGGCAATTTCTTCACTTTGCTCGGAGAAGGGGGTCGAATTTAAGCGAGACGAGACGAGACGAATTAGAGGGTGA
- the LOC120286513 gene encoding TMV resistance protein N-like isoform X1, whose translation MDVDQSLQLFSRHAFRQDYPLDEYIGQSMRAIGIARGLPLALEVIGSLLCRTKKEKWDLTLKKWENVPPPAIQSKLKISYDALDDLQQDIFLDIACLFIGGNKNIVLYFWDESKFPEEAMEVLQNMSLIKIEEENIVWMHDQLRDLGRAIVREKSNKNIKEQSRVWDPKEGLDLLRKHKGEKKVEALRLNLDNHQQYRFSYEGFENISNLRFLEVDGLMENFRAEKRLLWHESPSNVLPLDDFQENSYLLPQLRWLSWPKIPPTFKITNFSMEDVVILNLSESKITHDWKGWSHMKVMKNLKVMNLKKCNCLERTPDFSTHSKLERLILQRCYKLVEIDKSVCQLKRLVFLDVTWCRNLRRLPDEMGRDLASLKYLYMNRCSLLEGLPNTIGNLKSLNELDISGMGIKELPDTLWTIEKLEVIKANFVFDLDMEIDNCIYRNRSLRILELICKRIRKVPRLPESLTILKLSGLYTDTFLDLSNLTNLKELYLNFGPRDSDGESDGPVEEGPMPSWIGNLSKLESLDLRSPYVTALPTDIRSLLPQLKSLSLYCPKLRCFPSLPSSLLSLHLSSKCATALPMDMSSLLPRLKELKLGCPNLRCLRSLPSSLSELSLYDCKSGCSMEDLSNLKTLSFLRINDCAISEIRGLDRLENLRSLSLLRLQQVQISLDLSNLNKLRYLLVSSCGNLAEIQGELPPSLDRLDIQSCESLQKLPDLSNLKGPQHVQIKGCGKLNVEDLLNLKTLSYLHITDYAISEIRGLDRFENLRSLLLWKLQQVEILPDLSNLNKLAYLHVYDCGNLVEIQGELPPSLERLVIGLCRSLQKLPDLSSLRGLREVGIEYCRKLNVEAISSLCSEKGVEFKRDETRRIRG comes from the exons ATGGATGTTGATCAATCTCTTCAACTATTTAGCAGACATGCCTTCAGACAAGATTATCCTTTGGATGAGTATATCGGCCAATCCATGAGGGCAATAGGCATTGCTAGAGGTCTTCCACTAGCTCTTGAGGTCATAGGCTCACTTTTATGTCgcactaaaaaggaaaagtgggaTCTCACATTGAAGAAGTGGGAAAATGTTCCTCCTCCAGCAATTCAGAGTAAGTTGAAAATAAGCTATGATGCATTAGATGATCTACAACAAGATATATTCCTCGATATAGCTTGTCTTTTCATCGGAGGTAACAAAAACATTGTCCTTTATTTTTGGGATGAATCTAAATTTCCAGAAGAAGCCATGGAAGTTTTGCAGAACatgtctttgataaagattgaAGAGGAAAATATAGTGTGGATGCACGACCAACTTAGAGACCTCGGAAGAGCAATAGTTCGtgaaaaaagtaacaaaaatataaaggaGCAAAGTAGAGTGTGGGATCCTAAGGAAGGATTGGATTTGCTAAGGAAACATAAG ggagaaaaaaaagttgaagctTTGCGTCTCAATTTGGACAATCACCAGCAATATCGTTTTTCCTATGAGGGCTTTGAGAACATATCAAATCTAAGGTTCCTCGAAGTGGACGGTTTGATGGAAAATTTTCGTGCAGAAAAGAGGCTTCTTTGGCATGAGTCACCATCAAATGTTCTTCCACTTGATGATTTCCAAGAGAATTCATATCTCCTTCCACAATTGCGATGGCTTTCTTGGCCTAAAATTCCCCCAActtttaaaattacaaatttctccATGGAGGATGTGGTTATTCTCAATCTATCAGAGAGTAAAATTACGCACGATTGGAAGGGGTGGAGCCACATGAAG gtgatgaagaatttgaaagttatgaatttgaagaaatgcaattgcTTGGAGAGAACCCCCGACTTCTCTACTCATTCAAAATTAGAACGTTTGATCCTACAGCGTTGTTACAAATTAGTTGAAATTGACAAGTCGGTTTGTCAATTGAAAAGGTTAGTTTTCTTAGATGTAACATGGTGTAGGAATCTTCGAAGGTTGCCGGATGAGATGGGTAGAGATCTTGCAAGTCTCAAATACCTTTATATGAACCGTTGTAGTTTGTTGGAGGGGCTTCCGAATACAATCGGAAATTTGAAATCATTGAATGAGTTGGATATAAGTGGAATGGGGATTAAGGAACTCCCCGATACGCTTTGGACGATTGAGAAGCTCGAAGTAATAAAAGCTAACTTTGTGTTTGATCTTGATATGGAAATCGACAATTGCATCTATAGAAATCGATCCCTGAGGATCTTGGAATTGATTTGTAAGAGAATACGCAAGGTACCAAGGCTTCCCGAAAGTCTTACCATTCTAAAGTTGTCTGGATTGTACACGGACACATTTTTAGATCTCTCAAACCTGActaatttaaaagaattataCCTGAACTTCGGGCCACGTGATTCTGATGGGGAATCCGATGGGCCTGTGGAAGAGGGTCCGATGCCATCGTGGATTGGGAATTTAAGCAAACTAGAGTCTTTAGACTTGCGGTCTCCATACGTGACCGCCTTACCAACAGATATTAGAAGTCTCCTTCCCCAACTCAAGTCACTTTCACTCTATTGCCCTAAGTTGCGTTGCTTCCCGAGCCTTCCCTCCAGTTTGTTATCCTTGCATTTATCATCTAAATGCGCTACCGCCTTACCCATGGATATGAGTAGTCTCCTTCCTCGACTCAAGGAACTTAAACTCGGGTGCCCTAATCTGCGTTGCCTCCGGAGCCTTCCCTCCAGTTTATCAGAATTGAGTTTGTACGATTGCAAGTCGGGTTGTTCCATGGAGGATCTATCGAATTTGAAGACACTATCATTTCTTCGCATCAATGACTGTGCTATCTCAGAGATTCGAGGCCTTGATCGTTTGGAGAACCTACGATCATTGTCGCTTTTGAGACTTCAACAGGTGCAGATATCACTCGATCTAAGTAATCTCAATAAACTACGGTATCTTTTAGTATCCAGTTGTGGAAATCTGGCTGAGATTCAAGGCGAACTCCCACCATCTTTGGACAGATTGGATATTCAATCATGTGAATCTTTACAAAAGTTGCCTGATTTGTCAAACTTGAAGGGACCGCAACACGTTCAAATAAAAGGTTGTGGGAAGTTAAATGTGGAGGATCTATTGAATCTGAAGACACTATCATATCTTCACATCACTGACTATGCTATCTCAGAGATTCGAGGCCTTGATCGTTTTGAGAACCTACGATCATTGTTGCTTTGGAAACTTCAACAGGTGGAGATATTACCCGATCTAAGTAATCTCAACAAACTAGCGTATCTTCATGTATACGATTGTGGTAATCTAGTTGAGATTCAAGGTGAACTCCCACCATCTTTGGAAAGATTGGTGATTGGATTATGTAGATCTTTACAAAAGTTGCCTGATTTGTCAAGCTTGAGGGGACTGCGAGAAGTAGGAATAGAGTATTGCAGGAAATTAAATGTGGAGGCAATTTCTTCACTTTGCTCGGAGAAGGGGGTCGAATTTAAGCGAGACGAGACGAGACGAATTAGAGGGTGA